The Nitrospiraceae bacterium genomic interval TAGGGAATCAGGATGCCATCCTGATGAGCCCGCTCCAACTGCATTGAAGTAATGCCGGTGCCGGTTGTCGTACGGGCCATCTGCTGGATCGGTACTTTCGTTACACGCGCCTGTTCGAAAAGTCCAGCCACTCCGGTCTCTGCCAGCGCGAAGGAATTGTGACGGTCGAGGTGCAGCCGTCCATAGAGCGTTTGCGATCCGGCCTGCGCAACCACATGACCATAGGAGAAATAGGATCGAGGGGCACGCATGGCGATCGGCTGCGTGGTGTCTCGGTTGAGCATCAACGGTACACGCGCCAGTCGCGCGAGATGCATCAGCCGAGGCAGGAGGTATGAATCTCCCCACTCCGTAAGCAGTATATCAGGGTCATAGCGGTGGAAGAGTCCATTTATCGTTTCGACAAACTCAGCGGCATTCTCTTCTTCGACCCGCCACTCCGTCCCCTCGATCCGAACAAGCAAGTTGAATACTCCGCCATGGTTCGGATTGGGTGAGGTGCCTTCTAATATCAATTCAATGATCGACAAGGGTGGCATCCCATAGTTCGTGTCCCACGGAGAATCGCTGGCTTGGATAGCCTGAATGATTGCATCACCGGTGATATCGGCGTCACAGCGACAAAGAGGAAAGAGATGGCGGTCGTAGAAATACAGTTGTGGCAGCGGCACATCGGCCTCATAGAACCGAAGGTGCGGCGCAGATTCCATCACCAACTTCACCGCTTCTTGAAATCGCGTCGGTTGAACGATCGAGATCTCACTGACGGGAATCGTATCGGCATCCCACAATTCCCGACGTTCGACAGCGCGACAACGGTGGACAATGTGACGTTCTGTGAGGAGGTGGGTCGCTAGTGCAATATCGGTGTGGCGACCGGCGAGGTAGAAAGCTGGCTCATAGGGATCGACAAGGCGACGCCGGCTCCCCTCATCATCGAGCAGCCATATCGCCATGCCGTCATGAACGGGATAGACATCAAGGAGCCACCCCGTGAGATGGTGAAGAGGAAGACTGGACATCGTGGTCGACCAGGGCACGAGATAGACGTTGAAGATGTTTCTGATGTTCCAATAGCATCGATAGCAGCATCACTTCGAACGGCGTATCGCGTGCCAGGTACGCGCCGGCTGCCGAATGTTGCCGGGCTGCAGCAAACAATACGTCTAATGCTTGCTGATCCTCTGTGCGCAAGGCACGTCGGTAACGCCGCCAGCTTGCGATTTCCTGATGCACCAATTGCGTAAACGTGACGAGCGTCCGCCCCATTGCTATCGAGACTCCAAGGCAGTGCGAGCGACTTCCCATGATCGGCCCAATTCGCTGCCTTCTTCTTCAAGCCGCACCAAGCCTTCCTCTTCCTGCACACGAATGACACGATCGGCCTGAACACGTAACTGGTCGAGGTAACGTCGGCTGGTGCGCGTCAGGATTGGAGCTGGCGGGCACAAACACAGCAAGATGTAGCCCTGCTGCGTCAATCGTTTGGTCGCCTCCATCATGCGGCTCAAAAGTCGTGAGGCCTCCGGCTCAGGAACTGCTTGGTCATAAAAGGTGTCGAACAGACCGGACAAAATGGCAAGCCGTGACTGATACCGGTCGAGCGCCGATGCTAAGCAGTCGGACACTAGCCGTTCCATTTGATGACAGGTAAAGGCGCGAGCGACATGGATCATCGACAGCACCTTGCGAGGTTGCTGACGATGGGTACGGGCCAAGCGTCCGATGACGAAGGGATCGAAGGTATTGGCGCCGTCGAGATAAAGCACAGACTCTCCTCCTAATACCCGCTCCGTGGCTGCATAGAGCCCCAATCGAAACACGAGTGAATGCCCATAGAGCAGAAGCAGGCGGTCGTTCGAATGAAAAGGCACCTGCGCATGGCGAAGCGCCAGAAACCAATCCTGCATGGCATCATATCTCGCTCGTCCCATAGTGGTTTCATTTCGACAATCGGAAAATGGAAGCCCTGCTGTCTCCACGATTGCTCGCATCGTTCACCCTTCTCTTATCCGCAGCATCCGGCGGAAAATACTTGTCGTTGCCGGTAGGCATTCCAGCAAAACGCACACAACTCCACGGTCGAATGAGTGAATCTGTCGACACATTCCATTCGTCGCTCGACTGTCGCACCGCAATCGGAACAGGGGCCGCCTACCATGACCTGCGCGCTAGGCTCTTGAACCAGCATGAGACACCACCTTTGTGTTGGGACGAATGCGTCGATTGCAGACTGCGGACATAAAGACTTCCTCCTTTTGAGGCATAAGAGACTGCCATAAACGGACGGACAGCGGTTTGGCTCTTGTTGCCCGGTACAACTCCCCTTGCATCTCACGCAGTTGTCCATTCAGGGACTCCACCGTCCGTTCCAAGTCCACAAGTCGATCTGTTACCACCGGTCGTCCTGTCATATGCATGACCGTTTCCCTCCTTGTATTAAATCGGACAATGTCGAACTACCCCGATGAGAACGCCCTCGACGCGAAAGTCATCCGACGGCTCGACCATAATCGGTTTCATGGTTGCATTGGCCGGATGCAACTCAATGTGCGAATCTTTTTTGAAATAGGTCTTGATCGTGGCCTCCTGGTTTACCAGCGCCACCACCGTTTGTCCGTTTCTTGCCGTCTCTTGCTTCCGAACGATGACGAGATCACCAGGAAGAATCCCGTCGTCTTTCATCGACTCCCCCTTCACGCGAAGCGCAAATGTCTTGCCGCCTCGCAACATACTCGGCGGTACATCGATGAGTTCGGACTGCTGCACCGGTTCAATCGGTGAACCAGCTGCCACCATTCCTGCCATGGGAATTTCAGCCGACCGACCAAGTTGCTCAAGCGCAACCTTCACCATCCCGGGGATACGTCGCATTCCCGCTTCGTAGCGCGCTACTGACACGCGCGTGGTGTGCAAGGCATCGGCCAATTGCTGCTGCGTGAACCCTAATTGCTCACGAACTCGTCTGAGATCCACCGGCTTCATGTTGTAACCAATGGTTACACACAGAACGGCTGCTGTCAAGCCCCTTGTTTTGGCCTCTTATAAAAGGTGACAAAAACCCTGTGACGATGCGGTCTCTGTGTATAACTTCAGCTCAAAATCCGCATCCCGTGAGGCGATACGCGCGTGAAACGGCTAAACACCGCTCCTAATCTGCGATTAACAATTTGTCTGCTTCCAACAAGAAAAGCCACAAGATGTAGGGGTCAGACAGCCCAGTTAACCAATGCTTAAAAAATAGGCAATGAGGTCACCCTAGGGGTGAAATGCACTGCTTTCTTCATCGAAGTGGTCGGTATACACAGGGTTATCCACAAAAGCTGGGGAGAGCTTCATCCGGGAGTAACATACTTGACTCATCGGATGAAAATATGGTGGATTACTAGGCAAGAAACGGGGCTTGGAGAGCTATTTTTTGCGGGTTTTCTTGGGGGACTTCTTGGGAGGCTTAATGGCAGACTTCGGGACTGCAACCACCTTCGCCAGGGCCTCTTTGAAGTA includes:
- the lexA gene encoding transcriptional repressor LexA, whose product is MKPVDLRRVREQLGFTQQQLADALHTTRVSVARYEAGMRRIPGMVKVALEQLGRSAEIPMAGMVAAGSPIEPVQQSELIDVPPSMLRGGKTFALRVKGESMKDDGILPGDLVIVRKQETARNGQTVVALVNQEATIKTYFKKDSHIELHPANATMKPIMVEPSDDFRVEGVLIGVVRHCPI